In Salinarimonas sp., a genomic segment contains:
- a CDS encoding alpha/beta fold hydrolase yields the protein MHLREAGSGPPLLLLHGWTCHGGFFDDLAARLSADARVIAPDLPGHGLTPRDAHPLTIEGAADACAALLAARGLRDVVVVGWSMGAAVAWSMIARHGTGRLKALVVEEMSPRVLNDATWRLGMRHGLDAAGNAIVLERMRARWEATAAAVIEGVFAEGIAPDPALLAPFVRDVPRADPDAMAALWASLTAQDFRGLLPEIGIPVVVAYGEGSRLYAPEVARWQVERLPFGRLAPFARSGHAPHLEEAEAFAGMVRGVLSC from the coding sequence GTGCATCTGCGCGAGGCGGGGAGCGGCCCGCCGCTCCTCCTCCTGCACGGCTGGACCTGCCACGGCGGCTTCTTCGACGACCTCGCGGCGCGGCTCTCCGCCGACGCGCGGGTGATCGCGCCGGACCTGCCCGGCCACGGGCTGACGCCGAGGGACGCCCATCCGCTCACCATCGAGGGGGCGGCCGACGCCTGCGCCGCGCTTCTCGCCGCGCGGGGGCTGCGGGACGTCGTGGTGGTCGGCTGGTCGATGGGCGCGGCGGTGGCCTGGTCGATGATCGCGCGGCACGGGACCGGGCGGCTCAAGGCGCTCGTCGTCGAGGAGATGTCGCCGCGGGTGCTCAACGACGCGACCTGGCGGCTCGGCATGCGCCACGGCCTCGACGCCGCCGGCAACGCGATCGTGCTGGAGCGCATGCGCGCGCGCTGGGAGGCGACCGCCGCCGCGGTGATCGAGGGCGTCTTCGCGGAAGGGATCGCGCCCGACCCCGCGCTTCTGGCGCCGTTCGTCCGCGACGTCCCGCGCGCCGACCCGGACGCGATGGCGGCGCTCTGGGCCTCGCTGACGGCGCAGGACTTTCGGGGGCTGCTGCCGGAGATCGGGATCCCGGTCGTGGTCGCCTACGGCGAAGGGAGCCGGCTCTACGCGCCGGAGGTGGCGCGCTGGCAGGTGGAGCGCCTGCCCTTCGGGCGATTGGCGCCCTTCGCGCGCTCCGGGCACGCGCCGCATCTGGAGGAG
- a CDS encoding branched-chain amino acid ABC transporter permease — protein MLVKLISGDRPGSPLLALVLVAILLGLAFAPFLFPGTRSLDTAARICIFIVLVASYDLLLGYSGIVSFAHTMFFGIGAYGVAIALVAMGPTFPAIALGLVGGVVFASVLAVAIGLFSLRVKAIFFAMVTLAVASAFAVLVSQLSTITGGEDGLTFRIPRALSPAFRPFDGELFGVRINGRILAYYLVFAAALAAFLVLLRIVNSPFGRVLQAIRENAFRAEAIGYRVVLYRTAATALSAAAAAFAGALLAIWLRYVGPASTLSLEIMVDILLMVVIGGMGTMYGAVIGATLFLLAQSYLQNLMGVASEAVSAVPLASALIHPDRWLMWLGVLFILSVYFFPTGVVGRLRGKA, from the coding sequence GTGCTCGTCAAGCTGATCTCCGGCGACCGGCCCGGCAGCCCGCTCCTCGCGCTGGTGCTCGTCGCGATCCTGCTGGGCCTCGCCTTCGCGCCCTTCCTGTTCCCGGGCACGCGCTCGCTCGACACGGCGGCGCGGATCTGCATCTTCATCGTGCTGGTGGCGAGCTACGACCTGCTGCTCGGCTATTCCGGCATCGTCTCCTTCGCGCACACGATGTTCTTCGGCATCGGCGCCTACGGCGTCGCGATCGCGCTCGTCGCCATGGGGCCGACCTTCCCGGCGATCGCGCTCGGGCTCGTCGGCGGCGTCGTCTTCGCCAGCGTGCTGGCGGTGGCGATCGGGCTGTTCTCGCTGCGGGTGAAGGCGATCTTCTTCGCCATGGTGACGCTCGCGGTGGCGAGCGCCTTCGCGGTGCTGGTCTCGCAGCTCTCGACGATCACCGGCGGCGAGGACGGGCTGACCTTCCGCATCCCGCGCGCGCTCTCGCCGGCCTTCCGGCCGTTCGATGGAGAGCTCTTCGGCGTTCGCATCAACGGGCGCATCCTCGCCTATTATCTCGTCTTCGCCGCCGCGCTCGCGGCCTTTCTCGTTCTCCTGCGCATCGTCAACTCGCCCTTCGGGCGCGTGCTGCAGGCGATCCGCGAGAACGCCTTCCGGGCGGAGGCGATCGGCTACCGGGTCGTGCTCTACCGCACGGCGGCGACGGCGCTCTCGGCGGCGGCCGCCGCCTTCGCGGGGGCGCTGCTCGCGATCTGGCTGCGCTACGTGGGCCCGGCCTCGACGCTGTCGCTCGAGATCATGGTCGACATCCTGCTGATGGTGGTGATCGGCGGCATGGGGACGATGTACGGCGCGGTGATCGGCGCGACGCTGTTCCTCTTGGCGCAGAGCTACCTGCAGAACCTGATGGGCGTCGCCTCCGAGGCGGTCTCAGCCGTGCCGCTGGCCTCGGCGCTGATCCACCCCGATCGCTGGCTGATGTGGCTCGGCGTGCTGTTCATCCTCTCCGTCTACTTCTTCCCCACCGGGGTGGTCGGGCGGCTGCGCGGCAAGGCGTGA
- a CDS encoding branched-chain amino acid ABC transporter permease: MTTTSAIRPRFLELTPAERLKAAAPVLLTPALALIGLAAIGDLSIWLTLTVAGLAMGMMIFIMASGLTVVFGLMDIINFGHGAFIAVGAFVGFTLLARMTGMTGADSVTLNLLAMFGAIVVAMAATALMGYAFERVIVKPVYGSHLKQILVTMGGLIVVQQLIVVIWGPDRIHLTRPETLRGAIIVGGAAIEKYRLVAVAIGLALFVAMRLVLTRTKVGLLVRAGVENGEMVEALGYRIKRLFLVTFMVGSALAGLGGVMWGLYQETITAHMGAEIMILVFIVVIIGGLGSVEGCFIGALLVGLMANYTAFLAPKVALVSNIGLMVAVLMWRPQGLYPVVKAK, from the coding sequence ATGACGACGACGAGCGCGATCCGCCCCCGCTTCCTCGAGCTCACCCCGGCCGAGCGGCTCAAGGCCGCCGCGCCGGTGCTGCTCACCCCGGCGCTGGCGCTGATCGGCCTCGCGGCGATCGGCGATCTCTCGATCTGGCTGACGCTCACGGTCGCAGGTCTCGCCATGGGCATGATGATCTTCATCATGGCCTCGGGCCTCACCGTCGTCTTCGGCCTGATGGACATCATCAATTTCGGCCACGGCGCCTTCATCGCGGTGGGCGCCTTCGTCGGCTTCACCCTGCTCGCGCGGATGACGGGGATGACCGGGGCGGACAGCGTCACGCTGAACCTGCTCGCCATGTTCGGCGCCATCGTCGTCGCCATGGCCGCCACCGCGCTCATGGGCTACGCCTTCGAGCGGGTGATCGTGAAGCCGGTCTACGGCTCGCATCTCAAGCAGATTCTCGTGACGATGGGCGGGCTGATCGTCGTCCAGCAGCTGATCGTCGTGATCTGGGGCCCGGACCGCATCCACCTCACCCGGCCCGAGACCCTGCGCGGGGCGATCATCGTGGGCGGGGCCGCGATCGAGAAGTACCGGCTGGTGGCGGTGGCGATCGGGCTCGCGCTCTTCGTCGCCATGCGCCTCGTCCTCACCCGCACCAAGGTGGGGCTCCTCGTGCGCGCGGGCGTCGAGAACGGGGAGATGGTCGAGGCGCTGGGCTACCGCATCAAGCGGCTCTTCCTCGTGACGTTCATGGTGGGCTCGGCGCTGGCCGGCCTCGGCGGGGTGATGTGGGGGCTCTACCAGGAGACGATCACGGCCCATATGGGCGCGGAGATCATGATCCTCGTCTTCATCGTGGTGATCATCGGCGGGCTCGGCTCGGTGGAGGGCTGCTTCATCGGCGCGCTGCTGGTGGGGCTGATGGCGAACTACACCGCCTTCCTGGCGCCCAAGGTGGCGCTCGTCTCGAATATCGGCCTCATGGTCGCGGTGCTGATGTGGCGCCCGCAGGGGCTCTATCCCGTCGTCAAGGCGAAGTGA